The region aaatttgcatgttatggaggcagtgcatgcacattcattgtggatatcttgaaaacccgactggctggtgggcccccaggacagggttggggccCACTGCTCTAAAGCACAATCAGGGAGCGGTAAATAAGTGAttgatggggaaggggggaggtaaatgctgaaagggagtgaatgctggggggggggggggcatgaggaCATGTGTATGAGGAGGGTGGCTGTTGGTGGAGAAAGGAACCTGACAGCAGGAGATTGATGGAGGGAATGAGTTGGAGATTGACGGGGAGAGGCATATTGGAAGGGAGAGTTGGAGAAGTGAAGTGTTGGGATAGGGAGAACTGGAGTGTGAGAGGATAAAGAGAGTCAAGAGAGGCAAATGTAAAAGGAGAGACTCAGAGGctgagaagagagaaatgaacaaaatgtatatGAAAAGGAAAGACAgatgttggggaggggagaagtagTGATGAAAACAGGAGAGAGAAAATAGTTAAATGGAAAGGAAAGCCTGGAAAAGGAGTTAGGAGAAGACAGATGACATCCGGAAAAAGAATACAGACCAATGCAAAAGAAACCTCATCAAAATAAAGGTaggaaaaagcattttattttcagtctaGTGACTGGAATATATAATGCACTGATATAGTAGCTGTATGCTTCCTAAAACAAACTGGATTCTTTTTTGATCAATGTAAGCATTATCCAGAAATGTTATACATGAGCTATTGAGAATACAGGggttccttcttcagatgtgaatgTTTGaagtgacatctgaagaaggagaCCTCTTTGGTTTCAAAAACTCaggtacaatatttttaggtaatgATTCTGATCCAGTAGAAGGTTTCAGAGTCTCCCTAGAATCCAGTGACTGCAATGTAATTTTCAGTGTTGGGTTATCATATATTCTatggaaacatttatttttttgttatatggaGAAAGGTGATAGGAggctaaataattttgtgaacgcctcaccaagctgaacagcactagtGAAAGCTCCTTGATAAGAAACTGGCAGTGCATCACTGATCATATAAGAATCCACCAGTGCAGGACTGCCCTTATCAAGGAGCCctcacccctgctattccagtgtgGTGGCTCCCATAAGGCCAACATAAGCTCAGTAACACCAGTGTCCTGTGCTTGTACAGGATCATTCCCAGGGGTAAGAGGCTGATTGtgattgttgaatttaattatcaaactttcagagagagagagagagagagagagagagagagagagaccaaacGGGCCTGAGTCCCATGGCCTTGTGCCGTGAGTCTTATCAATGCCTCTGACTTCAGGCAAAGCACCGACAAGCAAGGGAAGGGGATGAAGGCAGCAAATCGCACTGTAATCCTAACCGAATGAACTGCGAGTTTGCGTTCCTTGCCGCCTTGGAGCTGTTCTTACCCTGAGGCATTGGCAAAGTCTCCCCAGAGATCCGACGAGGCAGTGCTGCTCGACTCCAACGAAGAGCTGCCAAGATCGAGCAGAAAGTCTGCAAAGGAGCACAGTAAACAGCATGAACCAGGATGCCGCCCACGCTGCCGCAAGTGCCCATTAGGGGCTCCCAGCACCCTGTTTCTGTTGTTTCTCTTTGGTTATTACAGAAATCTAACTGTCCTGCAACAATCATTCAAGGACTGACCGACCGACCTGTATGCCTGGCACCTGCAGGCTGGGACTGCAGCTGtgatgaggaagggaggagaacagGAGTTTTGgccccaggaggagggggaagaaggctCACTCCGCTTGTGCCTGCTGCCTTTGGCTTTGCCGTGCCAGCTGATCCAACTTCCTTCTTCTTCATATTCTGAAGGACAAAACCCAACAACTGAATAGATTTGAATAACCTTGAATTAAAGCCCTGAATATCTATCTGGCACAGCTAGCAGCCCTGCTCCTGCATTCAGGTGCCATGTCAGGCTCTGCTTCTGCGGGTTCAAACCCAGGGCTGGCACGGTGAGGAAGTACTAGGGGAGGACGTGGTCTGCTGAGGGCTCAGTCCAGGGCCGACACTGCAGGGCAGCCCTAGAGGAGACGCTGCACTGTTGGGGGTTTGGGCCTAGTGCTGACTCTGCAGGACAATACCAGGGGAGGCGCTGCACTGCTGGGAACTCGGATGCAGGGCCAATACTGTAGGACAGCACTAAAGGAGATGCTGCGCTGCTGGGGGCTCAGACCCAGTGCCGACACCGTACTACTACTACTCAGAGCTCGGGCGCAAAGGCATTGTACTGCTAGTTGctgagacccaggcctgacattgCAGGGCAGTACTAGGGGAGGCACTGCATAGGGGACAGAGATCCATTGCCGGTACTGCAGGAGGCGTTGCACTACAGGGGCTCGGACCTCATACTAATCCTGCTATAGGGGAGGTGGGATGATCTCATGTCTCATCACACAGCACAGTGACGTATTGAAGCGTTTACAGAGAGCTGTATTTGACACCTCATGTTTTCTCACATTTGTAGGGTGTGGGTAATTAAATTCATAGCCAACGTTGTTCATACTATGTCATGGGAAATTTAAAATGGATCCCAATTATCACTAATACCGTGAGTTTGGTAATAAGTTTCAGCATGGTTTGATAAACTCATAAAATAGCTGCATGACCGGAAACAGCTTTGGGTTTTGAGCAGTTAGTGAAGGAACACAATCTCACCGCTATGCTGAGTACAGGGAACTCACCGCTATGCTGATTTTTATCGTCTGGCCTTCCTTGAAGCCAAGGTCCAGCTTGGGACCTGGATCTGGGTTCTGGGCTTGTTTGGCCAGCTCATTCTGCTGTTTCACCCACCTGCAGaagacataaaaaaacaaacaaaccccacaacCCTGTAAATACAAGTCATAGGGAGCATGACCACGTCCAAAGACCTGACTTCCACCAGTGCACTCTGCTGGCTGGGTTATGAAACTGAGGTCACCTCCAGACCACAGCAAGCAAAATCCTACAGCCCTCATTTTCTGGTTTCGGTGTCCTTATAGCTTGATAATACTCTGATGCCTTGTTTGCTCAAAAATATAAAGACACAATGAAACCGTATACCAATACAGCAGAATGGTTAAAAGGGCAGAGTAAGGAGGGCTGAGATGctctgagggttttttttaagctgtttTACTTAGTGAAAGGGCTCCTTGTTGGTAAGACATCTTGGATATTccgacaggatgggctccaccttaatgaGGCGGCATGAAGGATCCCAAACTGTGTGTACAGCATCATCTGCTAATAAGCAGGCTGTGAACTCAAAGAAACACCCAACGCTCTCATAAATTGTCTGTACGCAAATGCCAGAAGTTGTAAAAAACTAAGACTGGAGCGTTAGAATGTACGGCACTTAAAGCTCCAGACCTAacggaaggaagataaccaatgggacactgatccCAGGGTACGTGTGTATGTCTgcccctctcttcctttccaatTTGGAAAAAAGCCTGGCGAGGCTTTCAGTGTTTAGGAACCTTTTTCCTACGAAAGACCGGATGTAAACCATCCTTACTGCTCTATACATGGTCCAGGCCCCCAGTGTATCTAAAACCTTCTTCCTTTCGCCAGGTGTGGAGCCATGTATTGAAGCTGTCTATGTGGCTGAGTCTTTACTGCCCCTTTTTATGGACAGGTAACGCTTCTCAGAAGGCAATAACCTATCCCATGTGTCCAATCTTCttccccagagtctggaaatTTCCCTGTACcatttggatgctgtttctagcaggGTCATTGATGGTGGTGACGCCTTCAAAACCGTGACTTACTGGCTtgggcagggaggagaaggaaagaaggaaaactCACTTGAAGTGGTCTTGAAGTGCTACATTGAAGTCAAAAGCATCACCTCGGTCTACGAATCCAAGTCCAATGAATGCTCGGCGCCCTGAAAAATAATTTATGTTCTAATACAAAGCAACCAACCTACATAGCCAAAGGCTAATGCCATAAGTAAGGAGAGACACTGTGCCAGCAAGTTAAATACTAACAGCAGTTTGTAATGGAAGCTGTGCACTTAGGTTTTTCACCACGTAGAAAGAAAAGCTAAGAGCAAAATTATGTCGAGAAGCTTCTTTAAGGAAATTGTTTCATGAAACgtttctctctcacaaatacaaaAGTGAGATCATCAAAAAAACTCTCAGCAGGAATGTGTTTCTCTACCAATAGATTGCTAAATCTATGCAACCAACCACCTTCACCATGTTCCAACAAAACTTCTGGAACTTATATTTTAATGTAAAATAATTTAAGAATAGTGTGTATGTGCATAACATTTACATAAATACAGATAAAGAGACATACAGCAATCTATACAAAACTGGAAAATAGCTTGAAAACTTGGGCACCAGTCAAAAACTGTAGGAGCTAGGGCAAAAGAATGGTTCtctcgacttttttttttttggcgctcaggtgtggtttttctttt is a window of Rhinatrema bivittatum chromosome 15, aRhiBiv1.1, whole genome shotgun sequence DNA encoding:
- the NECAP2 gene encoding adaptin ear-binding coat-associated protein 2 isoform X1, encoding MAESDYESVLCVKPEVHVYRIPPRATNRGYRAAEWQLDQPAWSGRLRITAKGKMAYIKLEDKISGELFAQAPVEQFPGITVESVIDSSRYFVICIEDGNGRRAFIGLGFVDRGDAFDFNVALQDHFKWVKQQNELAKQAQNPDPGPKLDLGFKEGQTIKISIANMKKKEVGSAGTAKPKAAGTSGVSLLPPPPGAKTPVLLPSSSQLQSQPAGARHTDFLLDLGSSSLESSSTASSDLWGDFANASGSASSQTQQSTGWVQF
- the NECAP2 gene encoding adaptin ear-binding coat-associated protein 2 isoform X2 gives rise to the protein MSLDLQIPGDISRSLERKRLNWGNSTRAAEWQLDQPAWSGRLRITAKGKMAYIKLEDKISGELFAQAPVEQFPGITVESVIDSSRYFVICIEDGNGRRAFIGLGFVDRGDAFDFNVALQDHFKWVKQQNELAKQAQNPDPGPKLDLGFKEGQTIKISIANMKKKEVGSAGTAKPKAAGTSGVSLLPPPPGAKTPVLLPSSSQLQSQPAGARHTDFLLDLGSSSLESSSTASSDLWGDFANASGSASSQTQQSTGWVQF
- the NECAP2 gene encoding adaptin ear-binding coat-associated protein 2 isoform X3; its protein translation is MKRSRRVGRKRPTAGAAEWQLDQPAWSGRLRITAKGKMAYIKLEDKISGELFAQAPVEQFPGITVESVIDSSRYFVICIEDGNGRRAFIGLGFVDRGDAFDFNVALQDHFKWVKQQNELAKQAQNPDPGPKLDLGFKEGQTIKISIANMKKKEVGSAGTAKPKAAGTSGVSLLPPPPGAKTPVLLPSSSQLQSQPAGARHTDFLLDLGSSSLESSSTASSDLWGDFANASGSASSQTQQSTGWVQF